The following proteins are encoded in a genomic region of Nymphalis io chromosome 8, ilAglIoxx1.1, whole genome shotgun sequence:
- the LOC126770398 gene encoding uncharacterized protein LOC126770398 translates to MDVDTELSSSDANAGRKRPLVGLALFDSGSDTETEIRSVAKRYSASRGKLTSKGRGTGLARAKAELKAKAAEAREEAFERSLRSRAFRKETAVIALDSEESSSSEVRRELKESASSLQSIVDALASRTEAEETRRLRADNGRLRKEVDSLKAELKAHRREFAEMRTTVAVANEASTSTVRDTQALEEFKASIMSSVGFMIKAQMEGIQDRLLPAKVLRPPLAADKKQAVVQKTAPTYAQVVHPTPPPKPAQVPKRVPAVESVPLAPTTCPSATPTTSESQPREAQKTSWSTVVKKGRKKKKASPSATASATIPSTVAKAPPVAKPRLVAPRRAAVMVTLQPDAQEKGVTYAHILERVEQGVKLQDIGICGGLRVRRSATGARLLELPKAQAEQADKLAEKLRTVLDGVASVVRPVKRVDLKVTGLDDSVTKDKLVAAVARAGNCSPDSVRCGVLQRGPGYMGIVRVTCPLTAAKKISDAGRLLVGWSSAKVCVLEQRPLRCFKCMGFGHTKVLCPYKTERGGLCFRCGVDGHKSAGCTEKLRCAVCADAGKPSGHVMGSGECNPPITKGTVVLGTQTTTNVGRRQAEEEASIST, encoded by the coding sequence atggACGTCGACACGGAGTTGTCGTCGTCCGACGCAAATGCTGGGCGTAAACGCCCACTTGTGGGCCTCGCGCTCTTTGATTCCGGTTCGGATACGGAGACCGAAATCAGATCGGTGGCGAAACGTTACAGTGCTAGCCGGGGGAAGCTCACTTCCAAGGGACGCGGAACTGGCCTCGCTCGCGCCAAAGCCGAGCTTAAGGCAAAGGCCGCCGAGGCTAGGGAGGAGGCGTTTGAGCGCTCCTTGAGAAGTCGGGCTTTCCGTAAGGAGACGGCTGTGATCGCGCTTGACTCTGAGGAATCCTCTTCCTCGGAGGTCCGTAGGGAACTCAAAGAATCTGCATCTTCGCTCCAGTCCATCGTAGATGCTCTGGCATCAAGGACCGAGGCGGAAGAGACGCGCAGGCTTCGTGCTGATAATGGCCGCCTGCGCAAGGAGGTGGACAGCCTCAAGGCTGAGTTAAAAGCCCACCGCCGTGAGTTTGCGGAAATGCGGACCACGGTGGCAGTGGCAAATGAGGCGTCCACCAGCACTGTGCGGGACACACAGGCTTTGGAGGAATTTAAGGCCTCTATAATGTCGTCGGTGGGCTTTATGATTAAAGCTCAAATGGAAGGAATTCAGGACCGTCTCCTTCCAGCGAAAGTGCTCCGTCCCCCTCTGGCCGCGGACAAGAAACAGGCTGTAGTGCAGAAAACTGCACCTACATACGCGCAAGTGGTCCATCCGACCCCACCACCGAAACCCGCACAGGTGCCGAAACGGGTGCCTGCAGTCGAGTCAGTCCCGCTGGCACCGACTACGTGCCCATCAGCCACCCCTACCACGTCGGAGTCCCAACCACGGGAGGCCCAGAAAACATCATGGTCCACCGTGGTTAAAAAGGGGAGAAAGAAGAAAAAGGCTTCCCCCTCGGCCACAGCGTCCGCCACAATACCATCAACAGTGGCGAAGGCTCCGCCGGTGGCCAAACCGAGGCTGGTTGCTCCTCGCAGGGCTGCAGTAATGGTCACTCTGCAGCCGGATGCGCAGGAGAAGGGCGTTACATACGCTCACATCCTGGAGCGCGTGGAGCAGGGCGTTAAGCTTCAGGATATTGGAATCTGTGGCGGCCTTAGGGTCCGACGATCGGCGACGGGAGCCAGACTCCTCGAGCTGCCGAAAGCACAGGCGGAGCAGGCGGATAAGCTTGCTGAGAAGCTCCGCACTGTGTTGGATGGAGTCGCAAGCGTCGTTCGACCTGTAAAGCGAGTGGACCTTAAGGTGACGGGATTGGATGATTCCGTCACCAAAGATAAATTGGTCGCTGCAGTTGCTCGTGCAGGGAACTGCTCCCCTGACTCAGTCAGATGCGGAGTGTTGCAGCGTGGTCCCGGATATATGGGAATAGTCCGCGTCACCTGTCCTCTCACAGCGGCGAAGAAGATATCAGATGCCGGTCGCCTCCTCGTAGGGTGGAGCTCGGCCAAGGTatgcgtattggagcagcgccctttgcgctgcttcaagtgtaTGGGCTTTGGCCACACGAAGGTGCTTTGCCCATACAAAACGGAACGGGGGGGTCTATGCTTCCGGTGTGGCGTAGATGGCCACAAGTCGGCGGGCTGTACCGAGAAACTGCGCTGTGCTGTGTGCGCAGACGCTGGCAAGccctctgggcacgtgatgggATCAGGGGAGTGCAACCCCCCCATCACAAAGGGTACGGTGGTCTTAGGCACCCAGACTACCACCAATgtcggacggcgccaggccgaGGAGGAAGCTTCAATATCAACATGA